One Procambarus clarkii isolate CNS0578487 chromosome 47, FALCON_Pclarkii_2.0, whole genome shotgun sequence genomic window, acctcatccctttgtgtgtattttaccttaataaacttatttcaatttcacaactttaaggccacatTCGAACATTAGAATAGATCATAACGCAACAGGTGCCAGAAAGCTTGAAGGCGGGAGAGGGTAGAGTGAGTGTTAGACTTCACTTCCCCATAGTCAATGACAGGTGATCACTACACGGCCAAGAAATAACAGCCCTCCGCCTCCCTAGCTCTTACCTTTCAAGAACAACTTTCACAGAGCCCGCCGGCAAGGTCAACCAGTGGCTCCTGTCAGACTCTTGACACTACGCCCTCCCCACACTACCCTACACCAGTACTAATGCACAAACTGCGCAACCCATTAATTTGGACGTTCAAATGGATCagtaagcaagtaattatcaaaacaaggGCGCCAATCCGAGAAGACTATATAGTACCGTATCCaaaacaatatattatatatatattatatatatattatatatatattatatatattatatatatattatatatattatatatatattatatatatattatatatatattatatatattatatatattatatataatatatattatgcggaaaaaccacatgtgaaaaatagagaatgctaaacgcATTTTCGGCTTAAATCGCCTTTATCAGAGTACAGTAGAATGAAGTTCTACTTCAATGATTCATTTAATCTAGTAGAATGAATTTCTACATTCTActtcaaagtagaatgaagacttcattctactttgccctGATGAAGGCGAtttaagccgaaaacgcgtttagcattctctatttttcacatgtggtttttccgcatacttggatcagtgtttttgtgatcattgttgcataatatatattatataatatatatattatataatatatattatataatatatattacatatatatatatatatataattacattgtCACGGTAATGTCTCTAGAAAGAAGATTATGCTTGCTCCCTCATCATCTATTCGACTACACCACTTCTACGCATTTAAGAACTCAAGAATGTACAGCAgcaacaaggacaacaactactacTCAGACGTCTAGACAGTGTACCACCAGTGACCCTTCACTCCAACGCCCGTCACCCCCACTTCACCTGGACGTTGGAAGCTCACGCCACCAGAGAAACAAGCAGTTAGTGAGTCGGCTCATAGTTATCCAAGACAATCAGCGCCACCTGGACGGCCGTTTTTCCTATATATAGAGGCCACACAACCTTAcacctcacgggagacatctcccgtgagGTGTACTCGGTACATCTCATCTCCCTACTCGGTATGAACCTAGTGTTTCATACCAAGTAGGTTTCTATGTCCATTCAATTTAGCGTCCAACTCTATTTAAGCCTATAtttgatccctatttaagccttctcccgtcacgcagggtgcagtcgtggatctgtggaggtgcagtcgcacctccacagatcttcacacAGGGTGAAGCATTTGCAGGGTTGTGGTTCGAAgagaagtcgtcagcgaagcacttgttcgagaagtattcgaacatcagcagttgtgagtcgtgtgtaaactgtttctcattcataaacaggaggtttggcgAGTGCATGGAATTGACTTTTGGTCTTTGCTGtagtgagagagaatgagaacctTCGAGTTATACTCACGCTGTCTGAACTTTCCTGTAACCTGATGCGTCTAAAACCCGACGACTCCCGCCACCACACAGGATGTGAACGTGTACTTGCCTCTCGTTATGCTGGACAACTCTGctggatgttgttgttatagattcagctactcgaaacaagttccaagcagcacggtttatggtgagcccgtagtggacttacctggcacaggagcggggctgtgtgaaCTCTGCTAGAGCTATCAGTATTATAGATATTTCCTTGGTCAAGCGGCCAATCACAGGCTGCAGCCTCATAACCCAAGAGGTATCTTACACTAGATACAGTATACAACACCTTCCCCTGTGTATTACCTGCCTGTACTAAATTAAGCCAAAGATTTATTTCTTAGACCTACGATAGTTTAGGTTTATGGTTGTGATTTCTTTATATATGTGAAGCTGGAGGGTACGGTTGATGAACTACTTTACCTACATGTTGGTAACTCCTACATGTAGGAGTGCATGGGGGGTTATATGTGAACATTGGACTCGCTTCAGTCGAGGCCTCCAGACTTTGTGGAGTGAGTGGATTCTCGGGTTGTATAACATACCTGTGGTGGTACAGGGGTAAGGTTCGCGGCTGGGAGTGCCACGATCGCTGGTTCCAATCACCTCATTGCTCCATCTGATTCTCTCATTGATATATGTCACATTAGTGAGATTTCTTTGTGTACTCTCACTGTTACGCCCTTTAGAATTTCAATAGTACAACAAGAATAATTTTTAACTCAATTGTTATGTTTAACTATTAGGTATCTCTTATATATTTACTTCAGGCTCGGCCCCAAATCCAGCCTATagctaaaataaataaataaatccagcCAAATAATGTAAAAATCCTATCATACAGGAGCGAGTGGAAGGAAAGACAGGTAAAACTAATCATTTAGTCATAACTACCCATTTAGTCATCAGCTCAGAAAGGCATTGCAGGCACTCACTTTTCAACAGATGCACCTTCATTCACTCAACATGCACATCTGTGGCCACTCGTCACTATAGTAGAACACCTGTTTGCATCGAGAAGCTGGAAGCTGGTGGCGAGGTCAGTGATGCAGAGCATTCAGGAGGCGTGTCTACACCTCTGTAGTACTCAAGAGGCAAGTACTCAAGAGGCTCTCCTCTACCACGATCCTCCCCAAGCACCGGCTTTGCTCTTTGAAGCACTTTAAAGCACTTGAAGTTCTCCATGTCACAAGACTTTCACGTGGAGTGTGATTACTGATTCAGATAACCAGTAACGTCAGTATGGATTATTCTTGTTAACGTGACGTTGTGGTGGCTAGAGGTACTGCTATCTGTTATGAACGAGAGATGTAACTCTGCTGCCAGCTAAAAGACCCGCTGCTGCCAGCTAACTCGGCTGCTGCTACCAGCTAAATGACACGCccgtgtgtatctgtgtgtgctCCTGAATTATAAGTACTGGTACTAAATATGAGCCGAGGTTCACGTGTTTTGACtgagcatgtgtgtgtgagtttatAGCATAAGCACAACGTCCTCCAGCAGCGAGTCCCAGAGCTACGGAACAGTAGCCAGTAGTCCCCCGAGATACAACATTTCCATCTGTTACTGCTGACCCATTAGAAAGAGTATCTGTCCTGTCGTGAACCACAAGACCATCGTGAACCAGGAGGCCGTCGTGAACCACAAGACCATCGTGAACCACAAGACCATCGTGAACCAGGAGGCCGTCGTGAACCACAAGACCATCGTGAACCACAAGACCATCGTGAACCAGGAGGCCGTCGTGAACCACAAGACCATCGTGAACCACAAGACCATCGTGAACCAGGAGGCCGTCGTGAACCACAAGACCATCGTGAACCAGGAGGCCTTCGTGAACCACAAGACCATCGTGAACCACAAGACCATCGTGAACCAGGAGGCCGTCGTGAACCACAAGACCATCGTGAACCAGGAGGCCGTCGTGAACCACAAGACCATCGTGAACCACAAGACCATCGTGAACCAGGAGGCCGTCGTGAACCAGGAGGCCGTCGTGAACCAGGAGGCCGT contains:
- the LOC138350865 gene encoding neurofilament heavy polypeptide-like, whose product is MQAMSHNNMAKKEYLSCREPQDHREPGGRREPQDHREPQDHREPGGRREPQDHREPQDHREPGGRREPQDHREPQDHREPGGRREPQDHREPGGLREPQDHREPQDHREPGGRREPQDHREPGGRREPQDHREPQDHREPGGRREPGGRREPGGRREPGGRREPQDLQEPPHKLILQETCEGMT